Proteins found in one Elgaria multicarinata webbii isolate HBS135686 ecotype San Diego chromosome 12, rElgMul1.1.pri, whole genome shotgun sequence genomic segment:
- the CLDN25 gene encoding putative claudin-25 gives MAWQLSTRVQLGGFILSLFGWVLSCVTTVVPFWKTLQLELNELETRSMGLWHVCVTQDESLMECKGQASLLALPLEFKVSRVVMVTANGLGLLAFLLSILALKCLKTGDQNPRRKRHFGIAGGTLFCVSGMANLVPISWVAYTTVQEFLDETMPEIVSRWEFGEALFLGWFAAFFLILGGFLLICACFLEAKEPPKQLAVYCKPRMQTSVTLPRRHPYSPPKNADLVI, from the coding sequence ATGGCTTGGCAGCTCAGCACTAGAGTTCAGCTGGGTGGATTCATCCTCTCACTCTTCGGTTGGGTCTTGTCATGTGTTACAACTGTTGTGCCTTTCTGGAAGACCCTCCAGTTGGAATTAAATGAACTCGAAACCAGGAGCATGGGGCTTTGGCACGTCTGTGTCACTCAGGATGAAAGCCTAATGGAATGCAAAGGCCAGGCCTCTCTACTGGCGCTGCCCTTGGAGTTCAAGGTCTCTAGGGTTGTAATGGTGACCGCAAATGGACTGGGTTTGCTTGCATTCTTGCTTTCCATTTTGGCGTTGAAGTGTCTGAAGACAGGAGACCAAAATCCAAGACGCAAAAGGCACTTTGGGATTGCTGGTGGAACTCTCTTCTGTGTTTCTGGAATGGCAAACCTTGTGCCCATCTCTTGGGTCGCCTACACCACCGTGCAAGAATTCTTGGACGAAACTATGCCAGAGATTGTCTCAAGGTGGGAATTTGGTGAAGCATTATTCTTGGGCTGGTTTGCTGCTTTTTTCCTCATCCTGGGCGGGTTTCTTCTTATCTGTGCCTGTTTCCTAGAGGCCAAAGAGCCACCCAAGCAGTTAGCCGTCTACTGTAAACCAAGGATGCAGACGTCAGTCACGTTGCCAAGGCGTCATCCGTATTCACCACCCAAAAACGCAGACCTTGTGATCTGA
- the LOC134407294 gene encoding G protein-activated inward rectifier potassium channel 4-like codes for MALPVASSSMELQPDKGLCVPNNISDWRQKYEESRIRRNSIPPAKTPTAKHMLAYLPRPPTESGRYGTFPQKPEMIAVPMGPLDESRRQTETATTKRSALTCNYVSVSCSSNIPNDRSVLLQRRLSTVEQASYGAVVPTKHRPSVSINTEELPKYHRSSRTDPPPPSLLRDFNARLYPQHAFSAPSIINSARNKTPTRSIISVPSSDKGQSRRCKLMDDDRQFGGGNKQKRQRYVTKVGKCQVNLGNIQEKKRFLSDIFTTIVDLKYRWFLFVFSMCYIITWVVFGLMYYFDAWVRDDVNHIGDPEWKACIENIDNFISALLFSVESQRTIGYGSRIVTANCSEGVILLMAQSIIGSMIDALMVGCMFVKISRPKKRAQTLIFSKKCVISHRDEQLCLMFRIGDLRDSHMVDAKIRAKLIKSRQTKEGEFIPLEQSELNLGYDTGEDRLFLVEPQIICHVINELSPFWEMTADTLKREQFEIIVILEGIVEATGMTCQARTSYVEDEILWGHRFEPCMSLEKGAFRVDYTRFEKTFEVQTPVTSAREMYDLREMENQDQSTLSLYWDHLVHPCLSSELNHEARQGDGPSEEGLSRLGFSNITEEERSNEYQN; via the exons ATGGCGTTGCCCGTCGCCAGCAGCAGCATGGAATTGCAGCCGGACAAAGGGCTCTGCGTCCCCAACAACATTAGCGACTGGAGGCAGAAGTATGAAGAGTCCAGGATCCGCAGAAACTCCATCCCCCCAGCAAAGACTCCCACCGCCAAACACATGTTGGCTTACCTGCCTCGGCCTCCCACTGAAAGCGGAAGATATGGGACCTTTCCTCAGAAG CCTGAAATGATAGCTGTTCCTATGGGTCCTTTAGACGAGAGCCGCCGGCAAACAGAAACTGCAACCACAAAGAGAAGTGCCCTGACATGCAACTATGTTTCTGTATCCTGCAGCTCAAACATCCCCAACGACAGGTCAGTCCTTCTCCAGAGGAGGCTCAGCACGGTGGAGCAGGCCAGCTACGGTGCAGTTGTGCCTACTAAACATCGGCCCAGCGTCTCCATCAATACAGAAGAGCTGCCCAAATACCACCGGTCCTCTAGGACTGACCCGCCGCCACCTTCTCTGCTGAGAGACTTCAATGCCCGGCTTTATCCCCAGCATGCTTTCAGCGCGCCCAGCATAATCAACTCTGCACGGAACAAAACACCAACCCGTAGCATCATCTCGGTACCCAGCTCAGACAAAGGGCAGAGCAGGCGTTGCAAACTCATGGATGATGACCGGCAGTTTGGCGGGGGGAACAAGCAGAAGAGGCAGCGCTACGTGACCAAAGTGGGCAAGTGCCAGGTGAACTTGGGCAACATTCAGGAAAAGAAGAGGTTCTTGTCGGACATCTTTACCACCATTGTGGACCTCAAGTACCGTTGGTTCCTCTTCGTCTTCAGCATGTGCTACATCATCACCTGGGTGGTCTTTGGACTCATGTATTACTTTGACGCCTGGGTACGAGATGATGTCAACCATATAGGTGACCCCGAGTGGAAGGCTTGCATTGAGAACATTGATAATTTCATCTCTGCCTTATTATTCTCTGTGGAAAGTCAACGGACTATTGGCTACGGTTCCCGGATTGTGACCGCCAATTGCTCAGAAGGAGTCATCTTGCTAATGGCCCAGTCCATCATTGGTTCTATGATAGATGCCCTCATGGTGGGGTGCATGTTTGTCAAGATCTCCAGGCCCAAGAAGCGTGCCCAAACCTTAATATTTAGTAAGAAGTGTGTGATCTCCCACCGAGATGAGCAGCTCTGCCTCATGTTCCGCATTGGGGACCTCCGGGACAGTCACATGGTGGACGCAAAGATAAGAGCCAAGCTGATCAAGTCCAGGCAAACGAAGGAAGGGGAGTTCATCCCGCTGGAGCAGTCGGAACTGAACCTGGGCTATGACACAGGGGAGGACCGCCTCTTCCTTGTGGAGCCACAGATCATTTGCCACGTCATTAACGAGCTCAGCCCTTTCTGGGAGATGACAGCGGATACACTGAAGAGGGAGCAATTTGAAATCATCGTCATCCTTGAAGGCATTGTGGAAGCCACAG GAATGACGTGTCAAGCCCGGACATCGTACGTGGAGGATGAGATCCTTTGGGGCCACCGTTTTGAGCCCTGCATGTCTCTGGAAAAAGGAGCCTTCCGTGTAGATTACACCAGGTTCGAGAAGACATTTGAGGTTCAGACCCCAGTGACAAGCGCACGAGAGATGTACGATCTGAGGGAGATGGAAAACCAGGACCAATCGACTCTAAGCTTGTATTGGGACCATCTGGTGCACCCTTGCCTTTCGTCAgaactcaaccatgaagctcggCAAGGGGATGGTCCCAGTGAGGAGGGCCTCTCCAGGCTGGGGTTCTCCAACAtcacagaggaggagagaagcAATGAGTACCAGAACTAG